In the Arachis ipaensis cultivar K30076 chromosome B10, Araip1.1, whole genome shotgun sequence genome, one interval contains:
- the LOC107620230 gene encoding uncharacterized protein LOC107620230, protein MVDVSVPFNAVNSAYYQPIIDAITNMGAGYKGPNFSRVRGYFLSKLVENVKKMIERYREIWKQTGCTIIVDGWTDRCRRTLINFLVYCPKETIFLKFVDTSHASKTADLLFKLFRDVVNFVGLENVVHIVTDNAANYVAAGRLLEAEFPKLYWSLCAAYCINLMLQDIRKLDEVSEIVLHASKITKYIYNHCHPLYLMRKFTGGREILRPAPTRFATNFIALQSILAQKDALRTMVISKEWTISTYSKEAKAKTFVDQVLDSKFWNQCTDIVKITAPLVHVIRIVDSEDKAAMGFLYQAFYKAREEMVKRFQLRKKIVEPYLKILDIRWDSQLKKNLHAAGYWLNPAFRFNADEFKKHKQITSGLLDVIEKYAYGDLELNSKLTSEMRIYKNAEDDFGRKYALRERSTVMSDWILKDSLLFLTLEEVDALRNDLANMSIQPTLDDLDQLNLVDDQDNDGPSNNAMKDMDANQNEVNVDQAPNLSYKDVDADFELTPWI, encoded by the exons ATGGTTGATGTTTCTGTGCCATTTAATGCAGTTAATTCAGCATATTACCAACCAATTATTGATGCTATTACAAACATGGGTGCAGGGTATAAAGGTCCAAATTTTAGTAGAGTTCGTGGGTATTTCTTGAGTAAGTTGGTGGAGAATGTGAAAAAGATGATTGAACGGTATCGTGAAATTTGGAAGCAAACTGGATGTACTATCATAGTTGATGGATGGACTGATCGTTGTAGGCGCACTTTAATTAACTTCTTGGTTTATTGTCCTAAAGAAACTATCTTCCTAAAGTTTGTTGATACTTCTCATGCCTCCAAGACTGCTGATTTGTTATTTAAGCTTTTTAGGGATGTTGTCAACTTTGTCGGTCTTGAAAATGTTGTTCATATAGTGACGGACAATGCTGCAAATTATGTTGCTGCTGGAAGGTTGTTAGAAGCTGAATTTCCTAAGTTGTATTGGTCTCTTTGTGCTGCGTATTGTATTAATTTGATGTTGCAAGATATTAGAAAGTTGGATGAAGTAAGTGAGATAGTTTTACATGCTTCAAAAATtactaaatacatatataatcatTGTCATCCATTGTATCTGATGAGGAAGTTTACTGGTGGGCGAGAAATACTTCGTCCAGCTCCAACTCGCTTTGCTACCAATTTCATAGCTTTGCAGAGTATTCTGGCTCAAAAAGATGCATTAAGAACTATGGTAATTTCTAAAGAATGGACAATCTCAACCTACTCCAAAGAAGCTAAAGCTAAAACATTTGTGGATCAAGTTTTAGACTCTAAGTTTTGGAATCAATGTACGGATATTGTCAAGATTACTGCGCCACTTGTTCATGTGATCCGTATTGTGGATAGTGAAGATAAAGCTGCAATGGGTTTTCTTTATCAAGCTTTTTATAAGGCTAGAGAAGAGATGGTGAAGAGGTTTCAACTAAGAAAGAAGATTGTGGAGCCTTACTTGAAGATTTTGGATATTCGTTGGGATtcacaacttaaaaaaaatctTCATGCTGCTGGCTATTGGTTAAATCCTGCTTTTCGATTCAATGCTGATGAATTTAAAAAACATAAGCAAATCACTTCTGGCCTACTAGATGTAATTGAGAAATATGCATATGGTGATCTAGAATTGAATTCTAAGTTGACAAGTGAGATGAGAATATATAAGAATGCTGAAGATGATTTTGGAAGAAAATATGCACTGCGTGAACGAAGCACAGTGATGTcag ATTGGATATTGAAAGATTCACTGCTATTTTTAACCCTTGAAGAAGTTGATGCTCTACGAAATGATTTAGCAAATATGTCCATTCAACCAACTTTGGATGATCTTG ATCAATTAAATTTGGTAGATGACCAAGATAATGATGGACCGAGTAACAATGCTATGAAAGATATGGATGCAAATCAAAATGAGGTAAATGTTGATCAAGCTCCAAATTTATCCTATAAAGATGTTGATGCCGACTTTGAGCTCACTCCTTGGATTTGA